The Anolis carolinensis isolate JA03-04 chromosome 2, rAnoCar3.1.pri, whole genome shotgun sequence genome contains the following window.
CCTAAGACAACCTTATTGGCTCACCCTTCTTTTGGTGGTTCCAACTATGATACTGTATAGAACTCATCCACCAGAGCTACCAAAGGGGGAGGATGAGAATACAGGGGGTAGGAAAAGGCACatgttcctttcctttccctatgGATTCCAGCTGTCATGGTTTATGCacccaggcaaaaaaaaaaaaagcattggtgCAGGGTATTTTTATCTTGTCATCAGTACAAAGAGCCCAGGGCGCACATGTTTCATTCCTGACAGCTCAGTTTTATCCTCTCAACCACCTTTGAGGAAGGTTATACTGGGAGATAGTAAGGAATCCAAGCTGACTTGCTTAGCTTCATAGCTGAATAGGAATTTGAACTTGAGTCTCCTGTGTCCTAATCTGACactttagaggcacttttataTAGAATGGTGACTAGGATCAGAGAAATGTGGATTCAGATGTCAGCCATACAGTTTACTCAGTGGCCTTGGGCAGAGTTTACCAACCTGAAACAAAACTTCATCAGGGCCCTGTTGAAAATGGAAAAATGTGTGAACTACTGGGATGAAGTGAGGGGAAGCTAATGTGATGGCCTCACTTGAAAATCTTCACAGAGAAAGTAGAGAAAGAATGATAAATCTAAGCCTAAGTCTCATCCACTTTATGCGTTCTTGATTTCCAAGGAAGCTTTTACTCAGCATAGTATCATAACCACATTTATTTGGAATATCTTTGACTTCCCATTTCCCATATTATcttgcagattttaaaaaatgatttgtcAGTATTTTTATCTTTGTAACCAGTTGAAAGAATCAGTGCTTTACACAATGAAGTTGTGGGATCTCATTCTCTGGATGTCTTTAAAAAGTCACACAGTTGGCTGCTGGGGATAATTTAGCTGGAGATCTTGCTTTTAGCTCAATGGCACATGAGGcccctttcaactctatgattctgtgactatGCAGTCCTCCACATGACTACCTAAAAATAAGCCCCTGACCGAAGTGCATGTGTCGGATTGCATTTAGTCCCCTGGATAAGAGTAATTTGAATATGAAGTCTGTGTTCCTAGTTTTATGGCACTATAAAGTTGCTACGgtattcctaatgttttggtgtgTTCTCCCCTCAGTTCTGCCTCCTGTTCTGGTGCCCCGGCATACTGAAATTCTGACTGAACTTCCGCCACTTGATGACTATACTCATTCCATTCCCGAAAACACCAACTTTCCAGCAGGAATTGAACCCCAGAGCAATTACATACCAGGTAAGGCAAACTGCTGTAAAAATGATATTGTGCTGTTTGAAAGATTGATGATAATTGAGTATAATGTACCAGAGAAAACCAAACAGCATAGGAAATAGGCATGGCTTCCCAACTCTTTGATTTCTTTGCAACAGTTGCTAGGGATAGAAATACTTGTGAGCATTCTGCATTAGGAGAATCTCTGTCAATGGAACCTGTCCTCTCCGGTCACAAGTAATTTTGACCTATCAGTGGAGTTCTGAAAATTGACTTAATTCTTGGCTGTTGATCATCTTTTGACATCTTGGGTTTGGGACGGGAGGCAGTTTTCTCAGACTTTACCCCActagatattaaataaataaacaataaatcctTATTAAATTCTGCTTGCCAGTTTTATTTTCCAACTCTGGGTTCAGAGTTGGACTCTGCACAcccatttcaatttttttggggggaaatttgtGAAACCTAATCTTTGAACAAACATTTAATTAGCATATTTTACATGTGCCTCTAATTCTGTTTAACTGGAGTTAGATTTATCAATTGTGATTTGATTTTATGATGctttaatattataatttatagTTCTTTGTTTACTTAAAAGTTTCATATATAGATTACCTGATAGCTATTTAGAATATACAAACTATGAAACTAAAGGCATGCATGCTAAATATGATACGGCCCAgtaggatttttctgccttggttAAACTGCTTGTTAGACAGTATTTGCATACCAAGTGACCTACAAAACAAACTCACAATATATCCATGCTTGAATCCCTAGTCACAGATGCTCCCATTGGTTTAGGTGACTGATGTTTGTCATGGAATAAAAATGGCATTTTCGAAAGTAGTTGGTTTCTCACTGTACTCATTATCCTTGCATTGTACACAATGCTGCAAAATCCTATGTTTGAAAGCCTTGTAAACAATGTTTCACTTGACAGAAACACCTCCGCCCGGCTACATCAGTGAAGATGGAGAAACAAGTGACCAGCAGCTGAACCAAAGTATGGATACAGGTAATAATCTGAACCTTTACTATCTTCAGTCCAAGGACAGTTGAAGTTTGGAAAATCTGATTATCATTCTCTGATTTCTTTTTACTAATACAAAAATTAATTGTGTTCATTTTAAAcatgtgacagttttccatatcTCATAGTGCGGAATAAACATTACAGTAGCAGAACTGTTatagtaaatgtgtgtgtgtgtgtttttggggggttttttggaaGTGGAAGGCTTAGAATTTGATGCAGatataaattatattgtgtgcagATCAAAGGGCAGttctttgtaattttttattagttTGGAGGGCTTATATAAGATGAGATAACAAAGATCTATTTTCATTGTCTCTTCAGTGGAATTCTATGTATGCCCTGTGTGAATTTCATAACTTTAGTTTTTGTTTTGCTATTCCTGATAGGAGTAGGATTATATTTTAAGCTAAATTGAGTTACTCTTGTTCTCATAAGTGGCAAAAGCTTTATTGCCTCTCCTTTTTCTACCTCTTAGTGCATAAATGTGTATGTTTCTCAGTCTTCATATTAGtagtaatagttattattattattattattattattatttcttacttgcctctcctcacagcttgtaATATACGTGGGACTCCTATAACTACTTGATTGGTGGAATCTTCAAAAGGCAAAAGTCTGCTTACTTTCCgaagtatatatgtatatagttaGTAGCATTTGAATATGTGTTTGTAAAAAATGGCCTCAGGATCTGAGTGATGCAGCTCAGCAACCAAATGTAACATCATAAACATATAGAGGAAAGTATCTGCTTGCAACCTGTCTGAATCACTGAAGTGAGTTCAGTGATAAAGTAACCTTCTTGATTCATTCCACAGGATCCCCAGCAGAGCTGTCTCCTAGTACGCTCTCTCCAGTCAATCACAGCTTAGGTAAGTTGTAACGCTTTGATCTCTGTGCTTAGATTACATTACAGACAGTGGGGTGGGGACTGTGTGACTCTTTTGGTGTTGTTGGAGTCCTGATATCCCTTATCAGCATGTCCAGTGATGACAGAATAGGAGTAGTAGTACAAGCACACCCCATCTCTTTAACACAAAGTTCTCAAAGTAAGGGAGGCCCCCTTTCTAGCACTGTATACAAGAAGTGGTCAAGAATATAAATGCTAAAGCACAGGAAGAGAGATGCAGTAGTTAATGTCTCACATGCCCAAGGAAGATTGTGCCTGTGTAATGTTTGgcttataaatttatttatttatttacagtatttatattcctcccttctcatcccgaaggggactcagggtggatcacattgcacatataaggcaaacattcaatgtcataacatagaacagggacagagacagacgcaggcacgggcaggcctcgaactcatgacctcttggtcagagtgatttgttgcagctgactgctaatcagcctgcgccacagataTAAGATATAAGGGGGGTTTGCAGTCCTATTCCATCCCTTATCTGAACAGTAAATGTGTATTTTCTGTTACCCCAGTCCTGCAGTTGCTAGATAGTTCAGGGACTTGCCACTTTCTTTTGAAAATGGAGTACTGTATGATCCCTGTTTCCATGCAGGATATACAATATTCTTGAATTTaccgtggataatagtgaaccctttgGAAATGAACAACTTCCAGCAGAATTTAGTGTAGGATTGCctaggaggacctagaaaattccttgagaggattcctcttaggattttttctaggttttccagGACAACTCAATGGCAAACTGATGGAAGCACAGTATgggacctagaaaatttctagaggGGACATATTTTTTTGGATGTGGGTGGGGAAAACTGCAGGTACTGTTCCCATAGGTACAGCATTGTACTGTAGTCTGTCTGTTGCATAAAAGCACAAAGAGGGAATTGTCTGATCTGAGTTGTTGGCCTATTTGCAGGGAAGTTCATGAGAAGGGCTGAAGAATCAGCCTGTATTAATTGTCTTGTTAATGCCATATATTCAGTACTAGCAGTTACATTGCCAACCTATGTCCCTGATAGCTAAGCCTGCCTAAGTACACATAAATGACTTcagcttgttgtatgttttccaggctgtatggccatgttccagaagtattctctcctgacatttcacccacatctgtggtaggcatccttagaggttgtgaggttgcaccttctgaggatgcttgccatagacgtgggcgaaacgtcaggagagaatatttctggaacatagccatacagcccagaaaacatataacaaccctgtgatcccggccttcGCCAACATATAAATGACTTCATTTATCATTTTACACCAGTGCCTTTTTGGCCCTTGTCTCTGTTTGTAAAAGAGAGCCTTTTAAACCTGAGTGGTAACTTACATGGCAATTGCATTGCATGCAGCCACTTTGATTATGCTAAAGATGTGTTCTTGAGGTGGCTGAAGAGAAAGTATCATGAAGAGTGTGTCCTTAATGGTACAAGATGTACTGTACTGAATATCTATTAGCCAGATAAACTACAATTCTATTCAAGAGTGTGTCTTCAGTTCATATTAAAGAACTTGCAAGGAATTTGAGAGAAATGTTGATAAAGAGCTGAAAGAGAGAGTGTATAGTTTTTGAAGATGTTATCTTGTGTATTGTCTATTTAGACAGCAGTCATctataaactttttaaaagaatgaagaAGACTGCATCATTAATCTGTACATAGTGTTGTTTGAGCACAATTTAAGGCAAGAACATGACAATCCACAGATTGAAGCCATGACTAGCTGACTATTGCCAAAGAGTAAGAAGTTTGGGTCACGTTAAAGTAAAGAAttatttctctcttcccttcagaCTTGCAGCCGGTTACCTATTCAGAGCCTGCGTTTTGGTGTTCAATAGCGTATTATGAATTGAATCAGAGAGTGGGAGAAACCTTCCATGCGTCACAGCCTTCGCTCACCGTAGATGGCTTTACGGATCCATCAAACTCTGAAAGATTCTGCCTAGGTTTGCTGTCCAATGTTAATAGAAATGCCACTGTGGAAATGACAAGACGACACATAGGTATAAACATACAGCCTCATGATCATTTGTTAACCTGCCTTattataccttgccttgtatcttGCATCTTTGGCTTTATAAAGAGCATGTCAGGCAGCTTTCCCCCTAAAACTTAATTCAGCAGCAGATAGAATATTAACTAGAGGAATACAAGTGTCCTAATTATAGATTAAGAACAAATAAGTAGAGCAGGCCTTAACTGCTATTTTCTGCATGAATCTGTGGGTAGAATCTAGCAAATTTTAAGCTTTAGCATTTTTTTTCCAGGAAGAGGAGTGCGCCTTTATTACATTGGTGGAGAGGTTTTTGCTGAGTGCCTAAGTGATAGTGCAATCTTCGTCCAGAGCCCCAATTGTAATCAGAGATATGGCTGGCATCCTGCAACTGTATGCAAAATCCCACCAGGTAAGATGCATATagccaaaacaaaaacagttcagCACGTAAACACTCACCTTCCCTTGCTGTAGTTTCTGGCAGAAATCTCTTGAGGAGCAGAGGGAATGGGGCCATTTTACATGTTCACTGTAATTTCAGTAATAACCATCAATGACCCCTGACTATGTTTCTTTTTTATAGGCTGCAACCTGAAGATCTTTAATAACCAGGAATTTGCTGCTCTTCTGGCTCAGTCAGTTAATCAGGGCTTTGAAGCAGTGTATCAGTTAACTCGAATGTGTACCATAAGGATGAGCTTTGTTAAAGGATGGGGAGCTGAATACAGGTACTGCGTCCTTTTTTCCTCCTCTGGTTTGCATAGTTGTGCTGCTTCCAAACTATACAAGTCCCACATACAGTTAAATCAGCAAAATGTCGCCAAATGTTTAGcttcctttggggggggggggggggggagcggaatATGAAACTGTTTGGCTGTAGGTTGCTTCAAAATATTCTGGGAAACCTAAGGACTCTTTGGAAGCTCATTGGCATTCCTTAGAGATAAGATAATTAGTGTCAGAGAAGCTTTGAGGAACTATGGGTTGCATCACTGGACATGGAAAGACTTGGTTCAGGAAATTAGATATTAGAACACATTTTTTAtcactggtcaacacacattttgataccACTAATGTTAGCCCTATATTTGACCTGTTAATTCAAATAATGGCACCTGTTTTcccctatcagttctagtttttgagaaaCAGATGCCATAtactagttgccatctgctcacccattgaaaatcatatttaagaaattagagctgatgcattctatcctatgcaattttctgaatcagtgcctcaaataaccccaggaacaggcgtataaaccaagacaccaaatattttttttattggacTCTGTTAGCTATGAATAATTAAATTGGGTTTGACAATCAGTCAGTTCTTCATAACTGAAGAGCTAGTTGTGGCATCTTTAGTTATGTTGGCATAGAAAGGGCTTCCTGTTGATGCAAGTTTGAGCACACTAGGATTCTGTTGAAATTGATATCTGACAGACATGTCTCACACCTTATCTTCCTCCTCACTGCCAGATGTGACTTTCACAAAATATAACTTCTTGTCCCTGCAAATAATCTCAATAGTCAAGGTATCCTTAGTATTAGATAATGTGTTGTTTTAGTTCTTTACTCAGCCTCTTAAAATATCCTCAGTAATTTAATGGCTGGTTCTAAGAAATGAGCAGAACGATCTTTCGCTCAGACTATTGTTTCACCCTCTTGCATCTTTTTAGTGTATCTGTGTTTATAGTGATGTAGTCATAGCTGACACAATGAAGTTACTTTCTTGTACCTAGATATGTTTGCTTTTGATAGTTCATTGTGAACAGCCTATGCTGATATTGTCAAGGCCAAGGTAATCAGCATgcacaaaaagggggggggggagaaagattTTGCCAACCCCAACCTCTTGAATATATCTGTCGATTGTACCGAAACAATACCATGTTCAGAAAAAACTTGAAATAGGATTTTTCTAAGCTGTGCAGGAGTATTGTGTGGAGGTTTCTGAACAGCAATAGAGAATTGAGATAGATTTGGATATACTGTCCTCTTACCGTTTTGCTGTAAAATGGAGCTACTGTTCTCCTACTGTTTTGCTCCAAAAGGTTTTGATTCTCTTAAAAAATTGCAAGTAAAattgcagttttttaaaactgtTGACTCTAACCTCATATTAAAATCACTTTTCATGCAATACCATTGTTTCTCACCAGTATAGAGGAAATATAATTCAGTTGCTTTTGACATTTTCATAGCTTTATAATCCCAATTCAAGGATCTGATATTAGAATCCCTGTTCTAAAGTTACTCAATTGTTAGTTTGTACTGTGATGGTAGTGATGCAGTCAGGCAAGTAGTTCTGCCTCTGAATCCCTGCTATGGCTGGATTTATTTCCTTCTCAGTCACCATTTTTGGACTTTTTGGACTTTTGTTGATCAACCTCTATGTTCTAggttaaaacaacaacaagcgCAAAATTAATAGATCCTACAAGCAATATTCAAGAACTCAATTCAAAATATATTGAGAAGAATGTATATGCTAGTAGAGAGTTCTTGGTTTGTCTAGTATGACCCAAGCATTATAATCTCTGTTCTCTTTATACAAAGCCTCATGAAGAAGTGTTTAGTTTGAAGGGATCCTTCCACTCTGTAAAAATAACCCTGAACTCATGCGTCCAAAAGCAAGAAGGGTATACACTCAGGTATACCTATTATCATTCCTC
Protein-coding sequences here:
- the smad2 gene encoding mothers against decapentaplegic homolog 2 isoform X2: MSSILPFTPPVVKRLLGWKKSAGGTGGAGGGEQNGQEEKWCEKAVKSLVKKLKKTGQLDELEKAITTQNCNTKCVTIPRSLDGRLQVSHRKGLPHVIYCRLWRWPDLHSHHELKAIENCEYAFNLKKDEVCVNPYHYQRVETPVLPPVLVPRHTEILTELPPLDDYTHSIPENTNFPAGIEPQSNYIPETPPPGYISEDGETSDQQLNQSMDTGSPAELSPSTLSPVNHSLDLQPVTYSEPAFWCSIAYYELNQRVGETFHASQPSLTVDGFTDPSNSERFCLGLLSNVNRNATVEMTRRHIGRGVRLYYIGGEVFAECLSDSAIFVQSPNCNQRYGWHPATVCKIPPGCNLKIFNNQEFAALLAQSVNQGFEAVYQLTRMCTIRMSFVKGWGAEYRRQTVTSTPCWIELHLNGPLQWLDKVLTQMGSPSVRCSSMS
- the smad2 gene encoding mothers against decapentaplegic homolog 2 isoform X1 — encoded protein: MSSILPFTPPVVKRLLGWKKSAGGTGGAGGGEQNGQEEKWCEKAVKSLVKKLKKTGQLDELEKAITTQNCNTKCVTIPSTCSEIWGLSTPNTIDQWDTSGLYSFSEQTRSLDGRLQVSHRKGLPHVIYCRLWRWPDLHSHHELKAIENCEYAFNLKKDEVCVNPYHYQRVETPVLPPVLVPRHTEILTELPPLDDYTHSIPENTNFPAGIEPQSNYIPETPPPGYISEDGETSDQQLNQSMDTGSPAELSPSTLSPVNHSLDLQPVTYSEPAFWCSIAYYELNQRVGETFHASQPSLTVDGFTDPSNSERFCLGLLSNVNRNATVEMTRRHIGRGVRLYYIGGEVFAECLSDSAIFVQSPNCNQRYGWHPATVCKIPPGCNLKIFNNQEFAALLAQSVNQGFEAVYQLTRMCTIRMSFVKGWGAEYRRQTVTSTPCWIELHLNGPLQWLDKVLTQMGSPSVRCSSMS